GCCTTGAAATAATCGGCCAGGTTCAACTCGGTCGTGGTGCCGGTCTGGATGCAGATCGTGGCGCCGCCAAGTTCCTTGACCGAGGTCACGCCCAGATCCTTGGGCACCATGAAGCCCTGACCGTCGTAATAGTTCACGCCGGCGAAATCGAGCTTGAGGTCGGTATCGCGCGAGAATGTCCAGGTCGAGTTCCGGGCAAGCATGTCCACCTCGCCCGAGGACAGCGCCGTGAAGCGCGTCTGCCCGGTGGTCGGGACATATTTCACCTTGGAAGGATCGCCCAGAACGGCGGCGGCAACCGCCTTGCACAGGTCGATGTCGAACCCGGCCCAGTTGCCATTGGCATCGGGCGCGGCAAAGCCGACCAATCCCGTATTGACGCCGCAGTTCAATTCGCCACGGGCCTTCACATCGGCCAGGGTATCGGCCATGCCCATACCCGCAGCCATACCGGCAACCGCGATGCTGCCTAAAAATACCGTCTTTTTCATGTTTACCTCGTTGTTGGAGCCCAGAGCCAAGCTGTCTGCCCTGTCCAGGGTTCAAGGGGCCTGTTGACCAAGCCGCGATTTCTGATCCGGACCGCAACCGACACGCGGTCATTACAAGCAACATCTTGCCTATCCTGTCCCACAGGTCAAGCGTGGCGCCTTCCTTCGAAAGTTCAACTTTTACATAAAAGCTGTTGAAACCGTTCCGCCGACCGCATCGCATCGAGACGATTGCGGGCCGTCGCCTCGGCCTCTTCATCCCGCCCCCATTGGCTGATCTGAAAGGTCTCGTCTATGCGTGCCAGGTGATAGGCTTCTTCCGCGCTCAACCTTTCATGAAGGACGGCCAGGCCCAGCACCAGAGAACCGGGCAATGTCACAAGGTCGTGCAGCGCCATCAGTCCAAAGCTGTCGAGCCGATCGATTTCCGCCCGCAACCGTTCGAGCGAATCATCGGGCTGCCTGACCGGAATAATCCCATGGGTGATCCGCAAGGGCGCCTGCAGCGCGGTGGCAGCCCAATCGACTAGCGGATCCCAGCCCTCGGCCTCCATCCGGACCAGTTCCTCGGGATGTTCCGCCCGGTAGCACAACAGGTCGGTGCCGCCATATTCGGCAAGCATGGCCGCCACGGCGTCGAATTGCGGCCGCACCTTCTCGATTGCCGAATTCGCCGCACGGGTGAGCGGCATGGCATTGGGATCGATGACTTCGGTCTGCGCGTCCCATTCGGCGGCAATGGCCTGCGCGAGCGCCTCGGTCGGCAGGATCAGCGCCTGTTTGCCCGGCGTCCGCAGCGGGCGTTCGTCCAGCAGGATCTCCCATCCGCCATCCGCCGGGCGCGTGCCCGCCGCCTTCCAGAACCGCCGCGCCTTCCATTCGCTCATGCCGCCCACTCCATGATTGCGGTGGTGAGCGCCGGAAAGTCGGGCGCGACCAGCTCGGCGCCCACATCACGCAGCGCGGCAGGCTGATGATAGCCCCATGCGACGCCGAAGCCCCGGATTCCGGCCGCAACGGCCATCTCGAT
This region of Paracoccus saliphilus genomic DNA includes:
- a CDS encoding ATP12 family chaperone protein is translated as MSEWKARRFWKAAGTRPADGGWEILLDERPLRTPGKQALILPTEALAQAIAAEWDAQTEVIDPNAMPLTRAANSAIEKVRPQFDAVAAMLAEYGGTDLLCYRAEHPEELVRMEAEGWDPLVDWAATALQAPLRITHGIIPVRQPDDSLERLRAEIDRLDSFGLMALHDLVTLPGSLVLGLAVLHERLSAEEAYHLARIDETFQISQWGRDEEAEATARNRLDAMRSAERFQQLLCKS